A region from the Triticum urartu cultivar G1812 chromosome 1, Tu2.1, whole genome shotgun sequence genome encodes:
- the LOC125513393 gene encoding phosphatidylinositol N-acetylglucosaminyltransferase subunit P-like isoform X1, translated as MGRLADAGFPRPGSSVSPVSTRREQLSTNQTMRPAGSTESSPEARQRSPRHAAASRGRGTRHSEAYGFVGSIAASAAALAYIAWAYAPEPWLCHIGATYYPNKRWAVAVPAFVAVAVAQGVVLYVASNFLLAPPPACFNTISDEHAREPASSLRTGEDQAIEPISDIGIDRMNHLMFGEQGFHSLPRGGWTRLNPS; from the exons ATGGGCCGCCTTGCTGACGCGGGCTTCCCCCGACCCGGATCCTCCGTTTCTCCGGTCTCCACACGGCGTGAGCAGTTGAGCACCAACCAAACCATGCGACCGGCGGGCTCGACGGAGTCCTCCCCGGAGGCGCGACAGCGCAGCCCCAGGCATGCGGCCGCATCCAGAGGCCGCGGCACCAGGCACTCGGAGGCGTACGGCTTCGTGGGGTCCATCGCCGCGTCCGCCGCCGCGCTCGCGTACATCGCGTGGGCGTACGCTCCGGAGCCGTGGCTCTGCCACATCGGCGCGACCTACTACCCCAACAA GCGCTGGGCGGTGGCCGTTCCGGCGTTCGTGGCGGTGGCCGTGGCGCAGGGCGTGGTCCTGTACGTCGCATCCAACTTCCTCCTCGCTCCTCCGCCGGCTTGCTTCAACACCATCTCCG ATGAACACGCCCGGGAGCCGGCGTCTTCTCTGCGGACGGGGGAAGATCAAGCCATCGAGCCCATCTCGGACATCGGCATTGACCGGATGAACCATCTCATGTTTGGCGAGCAAGGGTTTCATTCACTTCCAAGAGGAGGATGGACTCGGCTGAACCCATCGTGA
- the LOC125513388 gene encoding uncharacterized protein LOC125513388, with amino-acid sequence MASTLAPPRWHHPPPPSTRTNPGRLLHLSRSAVPARRVQLGRASTVSPRAFFGRADLDGLLQRAWRGANAGAERLSFEARQAAQRLDGRYSISRRVAEAARAARERAAEIDAELGVGRRWRSFSVDFSRSWPRYRRELSDFLATPIGRALSTLTFVWLALSGWLFRIFIFSTFVLPFAAPLLLGTFANRVAIEGSCPACKRRFVGYRNQVIRCMNCQNIVWQPNSRSSGGGGGGGSRSSGPDYIDVEFEEK; translated from the exons ATGGCGTCCACGCTCGCACCTCCTCGGTGGCATCACCCCCCACCGCCGTCGACCCGGACCaaccccggccgcctcctccacctATCGCGCTCCGCTGTTCCCGCCCGCCGTGTTCAGCTCGGCCGGGCCTCGACGGTGTCCCCTCGCGCCTTCTTCGGCCGCGCCGACCTCGACGGCCTTCTGCAGCGCGCTTGGCGAGGCGCCAACGCGGGGGCCGAGCGCCTCTCCTTCGAGGCGAGACAGGCCGCGCAGCGCCTGGACGGGCGGTACTCGATCTCGCGCCGCGTGGCCGAGGCCGCGCGCGCGGCGCGGGAACGAGCCGCTGAGATCGACGCCGAGCTCGGCGTCGGCCGGCGGTGGCGGTCCTTCTCCGTCGACTTCTCCCGCAGCTGGCCTAGG TATCGGAGGGAGCTGAGTGACTTCCTGGCGACTCCTATCGGGCGAGCCTTGTCT ACACTTACTTTCGTGTGGCTTGCACTGTCGGGGTGGCTCTTCAGAATTTTCATTTTCAGTACATTCGTGCTACCATTTGCAGCCCCTCTTCTCCTTGGGACATTTGCTAACAGGGTTGCTATTGAG GGATCGTGCCCAGCATGTAAAAGACGGTTCGTGGGCTACCGCAACCAGGTGATCCGGTGCATGAATTGCCAAAACATTGTGTGGCAGCCAAACAGCAGGTCCTCGggaggcggtggcggtggcggttcAAGAAGCTCAGGGCCTGATTACATCGACGTGGAGTTCGAGGAGAAGTGA
- the LOC125513393 gene encoding uncharacterized protein LOC125513393 isoform X2: MGRLADAGFPRPGSSVSPVSTRREQLSTNQTMRPAGSTESSPEARQRSPRHAAASRGRGTRHSEAYGFVGSIAASAAALAYIAWAYAPEPWLCHIGATYYPNKRWAVAVPAFVAVAVAQGVVLYVASNFLLAPPPACFNTISVVHSQMNTPGSRRLLCGRGKIKPSSPSRTSALTG; the protein is encoded by the exons ATGGGCCGCCTTGCTGACGCGGGCTTCCCCCGACCCGGATCCTCCGTTTCTCCGGTCTCCACACGGCGTGAGCAGTTGAGCACCAACCAAACCATGCGACCGGCGGGCTCGACGGAGTCCTCCCCGGAGGCGCGACAGCGCAGCCCCAGGCATGCGGCCGCATCCAGAGGCCGCGGCACCAGGCACTCGGAGGCGTACGGCTTCGTGGGGTCCATCGCCGCGTCCGCCGCCGCGCTCGCGTACATCGCGTGGGCGTACGCTCCGGAGCCGTGGCTCTGCCACATCGGCGCGACCTACTACCCCAACAA GCGCTGGGCGGTGGCCGTTCCGGCGTTCGTGGCGGTGGCCGTGGCGCAGGGCGTGGTCCTGTACGTCGCATCCAACTTCCTCCTCGCTCCTCCGCCGGCTTGCTTCAACACCATCTCCG TGGTCCATTCTCAGATGAACACGCCCGGGAGCCGGCGTCTTCTCTGCGGACGGGGGAAGATCAAGCCATCGAGCCCATCTCGGACATCGGCATTGACCGGATGA